In Antechinus flavipes isolate AdamAnt ecotype Samford, QLD, Australia chromosome 3, AdamAnt_v2, whole genome shotgun sequence, a genomic segment contains:
- the NEPRO gene encoding nucleolus and neural progenitor protein, with the protein MASVAPCLEQEPWNRVRIPSPGSLTTVTVEDKDGMIDSYIKVVMKKGPSVRMSLMRKDLDTETSVLHAILYSNHNKLCHHKPYLALKQVEQCLKRMNYVNLEGSIQDLVELCPNREDKLENTTKYVIPSQPVVEFILMKILGTSKLILRLLNCCCKTFLLSVKHLCLEEFIILNTVITGLVSRVWVLYKDALKKLVFFYKPLFRLLQEISKIQPMPYFKNFIFPSDLIEFLGEDYLDVFKKKIVNKGVTKLLNKLFLAKEKSNKPIEEIALQVLPKAKQMKIKITDNVDIGKAVQKRKIYRETSSGFDLKAFCRRPKHKAVMDTSFKSVCSEGRIRKAIGSSQPLIRSSCAKNLVLRIREARSFTQLSEELQMAIFWCRSRKLKHKVTFLRNKLLKSNRLKHVEAQGCSLPKKLNCIKTSICNFLLHGLGKMSSKCHLRRISSQNKFMKQQRKPQRKLQPAVLKEIQQFLHQTEKVITKRDAKRTFSDLKIRRPEMTSKKSQLLGNRNANLIENCSIATKSPTLTKVKENNTMAETVRDMDDIDDIFSSLGV; encoded by the exons atGGCTTCAGTGGCGCCTTGCCTGGAGCAGGAGCCTTGGAATCGGGTGCGGATCCCTAGCCCGGGAAGTTTGACCACAGTGACCGTAGAAGATAAAGATGGAATGATTG ATTCATACATTAAAGTTGTGATGAAAAAGGGCCCCAGTGTCAGAATGTCATTGATGAGAAAAGACTTGGATACAGAAACGAGTGTCTTACATGCGATTCTTTACAGTAATCACAACAAACTGTGTCACCACAAGCCATATTTGGCTCTTAAACAG GTAGAACAGTGTCTCAAGCGAATGAATTATGTGAACTTGGAGGGATCCATTCAAGATCTTGTTGAGCTGTGTCCCAATAGAGAAGATAAACTTGAAAATACAACAAAGTACGTCATTCCCAGCCAACCAGTGGTGGAATTTATATTAATGAAGATTTTGGGAACCAGCAAATTAATATTACGTTTATTAAACTGTTGCTGCAAGACGTTTCT CTTGTCTGTGAAGCATCTTTGTTTGGaagaattcatcattttaaaCACTGTTATAACAGGGTTGGTGAGCAGGGTATG GGTCCTGTataaagatgctttaaaaaaacttgtctttttttataAACCTTTGTTTCGATTGCTACAAGAGATATCCAAGATTCAACCGATGCCTtacttcaaaaattttatttttccttctgaccTTATAGAATTTTTAGGAGAGGACTATCTTGATGTCTTTAAGAAAAAGATAGTAAATAAAGGAGTAACAAAATTACTTAACAAACTCTTTCTTGCAAAAGAGAAATCGAATAAGCCTATTGAAGAAATAGCCTTACAAGTTCtcccaaaagcaaaacaaatgaagATAAAGATAACAGATAATGTGGATATTGGGAAGGCTGTGCAGAAGAGGAAAATCTACAGAG AAACATCATCAGGATTTGATCTGAAGGCTTTTTGCAGACGACCAAAGCACAAAGCTGTCATg GATACCAGCTTCAAGTCTGTATGTTCAGAAGGGAGAATACGAAAAGCCATTGGCTCATCCCAGCCACTGATAAGATCTTCTTGTGCTAAAAACCTCGTGCTGAGAATCCGAGAAGCGCGATCTTTTACACAACTTTCAGAAGAACTCCAAATGGCTATTTTCTGGTGtagaagcagaaaactgaagcATAAAGTCACCTTTCTGCGTAACAAACTTCTAAAAAGTAACCGGCTTAAGCATGTGGAAGCTCAAGGTTGTAG cttgCCCAAGAAATTGAATTGCATAAAAACATCCATCTGTAACTTTCTTCTCCATGGCTTGGGTAAGATGTCTTCAAAGTGTCACCTGAGACGAATCAgttcacaaaataaatttatgaagCAACAGAGGAAACCACAGAGAAAGTTACAGCCTGCTGTTCTAAAGGAAATCCAGCAGTTTCTTCATCAGACTGAGAAGGTTATCACAAAGAGAGATGCTAAAAGAACATTCTCAGACCTTAAAATTCGTAGACCTGAAATGACTTCAAAAAAGAGCCAGCTGTTGGGCAACAGAAATGCAAATCTTATTGAAAATTGTAGCATTGCAACAAAGTCACCAACATTGActaaagtaaaggaaaataacaCTATGGCAGAAACTGTCAGAGACATGGATGACATTgatgatattttttcttcattgggagtttag